One Dysidea avara chromosome 8, odDysAvar1.4, whole genome shotgun sequence genomic window, ATACCAACAATAGTTCCATGCTTCCAGAAACACGTAGCTTTTTATTGATTAGACATGTCAGTATCCATGGTTACAAAGCTTAGGAGAAATAAACTACCTTCGAAGGAAACCTCCAAAGTTTCTGAAGCTTTGTTCCAGCCCCAATAACACAAGTTCAGGAAAACAGGggcatgcccacagccagcctatAGCTGTCTGGTCTGAAAACTACAGTATGACTTCCATTTTATCTACTCACCATAATCTTCCAGTAACAGCTTCTGTAGTTGAAATAGTGTAAGAGTGTCAGAAGACTTGCTAGCAGGCACCATAGCTCCTTGGTCAAAGTGCAGCTGACTTagctgtgtgtgtgcatggaaAAAATATGATCACATTAAGATTCACCTGTTACCTATAGATTGGTGTTGTATTAGTGTCCATTAAATGACTCCACACTAAAGACTAGCTCAATTACAAACCTCTTCATCAGTATGGCGCAACTACATCACTATTCACTGCTATTACCACATATATTTTAAGCACTAGGATTATCTAAAATCAAATCAGCTATTATCAAAAtaaaagtgactgttgtattagagtattttgttaacAGTTGATGTGAGaaagtgtgtgttgtattagagtgttagAACAGAGTTGTGTATGAACAGTCCGAACATTTTTTGTGATTAAATGGTACACAGGTAGAGGCCTCACTGTATCATTCATGCTTTTATGGTGACAACCAGTCAAGCTAAATATTCAAACTATGCAGGTTCTAGCTGAGAGAGTCAGACGGCTCTTACTTTCACAGCATTCTCATAGAATGTTCACCTAAATATGTGTATGAGCCACTAGTGTAGGAGCTTGTGTGGTTCACTTACCCGACCCTTAAGTTACTACTTGGGGGTTCAGGTTCTACTTAAAGATACAATACTTAGTTATCCACTACCCAAACACTTCAATGCAAAAGTGACTATTCAATTATAGCAATATCTATCCaggtgtctgttctattagagtagatataAGTTGTTTTATAGCAAAGTTCTGTGCATAAATAAAAGGGCTGTTTACTAGGATACATTAGTTTATCTAAACACTTCAAACCCAAACACAGGAACAAAAATGTTTACATACACAATCTTAAGCTCTCAAGTTTGTATCTAAACAATCACACAGAATTACCTTCAACCACATATAATCATCAGTCTTCACAATTACATTGCTGTGATCATCCTGAAGGTTACATCTTccaacaatacagtaaacagcTCTCTTGAATGGGTCCTGACTGCTGCGGACTGAACGCTTGTACATTGTCTGTAGCCGTGCTAGTGTTGTTGGAGAGAGTTGCCTGTCTTCACTTTGTTGGTACTCTTGTAGATAACCAGCAAAGTCACTACATGTTGACCTGTTGTAAAATTAAGAGTAGTAAAGAAATGGGATGTTGCTGTATGTATAGGTATACTATACTGTACAATGAGCTTCACAGATCTTGGTGGATGAACAGTCATCAGGTAACTGATGTAGTTATCAAGAGTAGCAAATGATATCATCATCAGCTCACATACAgtaacagacacacacacacacgcacacacactcttacatatgcacacatgcaatacacacacacatacaaacacacacacacacactacacacagagaGACTTACTGTACACCACTGACAGCATCAGTAGCGGCTTGCAGGTCGCCACACCTCAGACAAAAGTACACAACAGCCCACAATGGTAGCCCATCCACTGTCCCATCCTAACACAACAACACCATTAAACACGTACAATATGGATAATAAGTAATATCTGTGAACATTAATGAGGACACAACTTTGTGTACGaagtattagcaagagttcataatatagtagtaagAGAGAGTATCTAAACTGAGATGCATTTATCAAACACACTGCCACTAGTACAGTATCAACACCTTACTCAGTTATGTAGAATAGAGTCTTCACCATATtcatcacctatcaacagttctctctTACCAGTAGATTTGAATTACACACCAATCAATGTCTTTCCATACTAGGAGAGGCATTGATTTAATCAAAAAGTGAACTTgtagcagtgtgtttgtacaggatatACTGAGCGTTTGATACTCTCCCTCTTCTAATATTATGAAATCTTGGTATTGGTTACTCAAAGAGACAGAATATAGTCTCTTTTGAAGTATGCAGCTTGTGTACATCCAGCATGTGCTCAAATTCTAAGTACAGCTGCAGATACCAATCACCTTCCAACAAAAGGCATGGGAATATAGGAGAACGACAACTGACTTGGAACATCTGAACAAAACTGGGTATAGAGATCAGTTATCAGCAAGATGAGACAATAATCACAAGAAGGTGCAGTGTGTTAGGTGCAGTGTGTTAGCAGAGGCAAAAACAGTTGATGCCTATGAAGATACCAGTGAAAAAAGGCAAAAAAGACAACCTCTTAGCAGAACAACAGTAGGACTTTTAGAAAGACAAACTCTGCAGTGCTAATCTCTCTGATAGGACTTCAGTACAGGTGGCTACTGCAGTGGATCCTTGTTTTatctagtgttgcaccaatatccaaattagccgattattccgataaccgatattaagcaacagaattagccgataccgataaccgatccgatatacactaataacactaacactcatcctcatcattattaaatggctcatattagtgacataaccattgatatacagctataccacaagtaaaagttactcatggtaaacaggttttaagtacattttactactgctatacagttgagacaagtggctggcactacatagaaacctaaaaacctcagtttattgttgggcatggcctaaaccctgacagtttattatgggcatggcttgtagtcaccgctaaaccattaacacataacttaattaaaatgccaaataacttatgtctagcctcccccacatcattatactacacagcgcagtggagattaacatcggccttgatttaatcaaaaccgatacACTAGTTTTATCTACCCAAAAGTATGCATGATGGTCTTCATCAGGCTTTAGATCATTGCCCACTCCATTGCCTTTACCATGAAACCCAAGTCTATTTGGCATCTATGTGCTTCATTGGCGTCACAAGCTTTTGCAGCATCTATTAAAGCCTGGATGAGGGTGTACAGTACACAGCTTGTAACATTACTGAATCtaaatatgtatgtactgtatttactcgatttgtgccCCAGGGGTACTATTTTTTTTGCCCAAAACTAAGGAtaaaaccaagagttaataatgggagaggagagtatctaacgcAATACAGAGCCGTTACAAATGATTCGGCGTGATTCAAAGGGCTTCTCTCCGTAAACCTTTGTAAATTATCGAATACCATACAGGTGAAAAATTACTGTGATCGTCACGTCTGCTTCATGCGCCAGTGCAGCCGTATTGTTGAATATCGTTTGCAGTAGTGTGGAGAAGAAGATAAGTGTTCAAGCAAGAATTCTCACATGGCGGAATCCGTTACGCCCAATCGTGCGTATGCTTTTCCAGCAACTTCGAGGCTTTTTGTGCGTAGAGGCGAGAAAGACGACAGATACGAGGACTTGGACAAGGAGGGAGATAGAGGTGAGGAAGACGATAGAGGCAAGGACTTGGGCAAGGGGGAAGATAGAGGCGAGGAAGACGATAGAGACGAGGACTTGGGCAAGGAAGAAGATAGAGACGAGGAAGACCATAGAGGTGAAGAAAACGATAGAGGCGAAGAGGCGAGGAAAGTGGCCAAATGGAAACGGAACTATCGACAGAAACAATTTTTAAAGAGATGTCTCAGACGACGAGAAGTGACAGTATGCTACAATTGGATCGACTCTGCCTTCAGCTGGAAAAGGAATTTGAAGATTTAGCATTTGTAATAGGCTTTTCCAGTAAAGATAGACAGCCAATTTTAACTATTACGCAGCGAGAGATGCACCACCATCCTCCTTTTGGGCATACATCCAGGATTCATTTGATAATCAAGGACCAGGAGTATGTGGTGAATGTTCTAGGTGTTGTTATTCAGTCTGGATCAGTAAGCACTGATGAAGAAGTCCATGAACTGTGTAATATGTTTTCAGACCAGTCATCTTACAAATTTTGCCCCGGCATTGAGTGGGACCTGTATGAAGAATATTATCACAAAGTAATTCGCTACAACCTACGATGTGTGCGATATTCTATAGCTCCCTACCAACGTGTAGATTCCGTAAACTGTGCACATTGGTATAAGCTTCCATCAAATGCACCCTTAGCAGATAAATTTGCTAAAGAAGTGATGTGTCCTTCTTGTAAATGCATGAAGAATTGTCTTAATTCTAGGCGAAAGCTCACAGTGTCAGAAAGCCCATCCAAGAAAATAAAACGACAGCTTCCATCTTCAAAAGCCAAACTGTCTTTTATGTCTCCAGCTAGCCAGTCTAAACGAAAGCAAAACGCCCTCACAGAGAGAAACAATGATAAAATAAAGCTACCAAATGTGAAAGGACCGAAATAACACTGGCAGATGAGCAACACGAAGAGATGTGTGCAATTTTAAATAAAGTTGAAGAAGTAGATAAGGCTGAATTGGAGAAGGTTTTTGCTGAAGGAGATAATCATGGGGTAGGCACACAAATAAGAGAGGTGTGGACAATAGATAAACGACAACAACTAGCTCAGTTTAAAGTAGATCAAGATAGAAATGGTGAGTATCTAGAGGCAAAACATGACACTTATATCAGTGATCTATATTGTGTTTTAGTAACTGGAAAACAGAGTAACCAGTGGAGCATGATCACAATTAGGATTGGTATGTTTGATATTGCAGTAATAAGTTAAATTCTAATTTGTGTGTTTTATTTAGCGTTGGCTATTTTTACCCGAAGTCCTGCTGCATACGAAGCTCTGAAAAGTTTCAAAATTCTTCAACTTCCGTCGCGGTCTACACTGCAATCGTACACTGGAACGTTTTTACATGAACCTGGTGTAAGTAACCAGTGTATTGCAGATCAGGTGGCTCGGTATGTAATGTTTAAAGCAGAATGTGAGAAACAAGGTAGTTCAACTTTTCTGTTTTGTCATACCAGTTTGACTATTAATATACTTACTAGGGAAACGCAAGCCGCAGAGTGATGGTGTAATGATATTTGATGAGGTGAAGGTGGCATGCCAGCTAATATGGAATTCCAGGAGTCATAAACTTTCTGGGTTGGCTATGACTAACAAGGACATGTCGTCCCTTAATGACATCTACAGAGTTTTGAAGGAACCGGATTCACCAGGCCAGACTTCCTACATACTTCAGTTCTTATGGCGAGATCTCACCAGCAGCTACGACATTGTAGGGCCCTACTTTACATCAAAGGAATCAGTGGATGCACAGTTTATATTGTCGTGTGTGTTAGAAACAGTACATCTTTTCCAGACTTGTGGGTTGAGAACCAGCTTGATTGTCTGCGATGGTAGTCCTGCCAACCTTACCACCATTAAGTTAAGTCATGGACATTCTGGTGCTTATTCAGTGATATCTGATACTGCCAGTAATGATGTATATGAAGTCAAACCGTGGATGGTTAATCCTTTCAATCCTCCGTGGCTTATCTATTGGATGATATGCCCTACTCACCAGGTAATTTGTATTAAAAattgtaactggatttgtgaaaaggtacttttccacacattttacatgcaagTAAACAACCTGTACTCACAGTCAACCCTTCAATCTGGTTAAGGTGTTTTTTTGTATCAACATGTAGCCAAACATGCTGGACATGAAAAATTTCAGACAGCTGAATGCAAATTACAAAattggtcaaattttgtgtgtgaaaccGGTTCcgttttgcaaatccagtcataaTTAATGAATCGTATAATATtcatttgtttttctttttatttGTATAGCTCAAAAATATGATTAATGTGCTCTTTTCCTCCAAGAGTGGTGGAACAAAACTGTTCAAACGTGGCCAACATCATGGTGTTTTTGGATGGAATTCCATTATAGCTATGTACCAACGAGAAGTAAGCCGGGCTAAACAGAATCTGACCAGGATGGTGCCACGTTTGAAAGAGGTCCATGTTGTTAGGGATTCTTGGACTAAACTCAACGTTTCACCAGCCAAGATCATGCAGGTAAATTTCcttgtacactgtatttacTTTTAAGTAGTATTACAGCAAGAGCAAGTCCTGGGAGAATTGTTTTGGTACACCAATCAAGACCCACTGCCAGCTGATTCCGATACTACTAATGAAACTTGGGAGTATCTGCAAGCATGTCACAAGCTATTTGAAAGTGGATTTCTATCACATGATAAAGTAGACAATATGGATTCTCCTGTGTTACAGAACATCGATGATGGGTATAAATATTTTACCTCATGGCTGTCTACACTACTTGAGGAAGGTAAACAAttgatattacatattatacttACATACGGTCATATTTATAACACTTTAGATTCGGACTATCCACATGTTTCATCGAATCAGAAGTCTTTTTTGTCATGGCAAAGTAAATtagtcaatttttttacaaacaATCTATACTAACACTTTTATATAGCCTGGGACTTGCTATGCATCGATGTTTACAGCTTTAGAGCATTCTGTAAAGATTTTTTTGCAAAACATCCTGGTTATTTTGTGTCTCCATTGAGAATATCTGGCTCTGCAGTTGAGAGCCTTTTTAGCCAGTTTAAACGTAATGCTGGAGGAAAACTTGATTCTTGCAATTATGTGACAGCAAGGTGTGCACATCTGGTCCAGCAGTGTGCATCAGGACACCACAGTGGAGTTGGCTACCGGGATGAAACATTGACCTACATGGAATTGCCCCTCCACAAGAAATCATACGGAAATTCATAAAATAATTTGTTGTTTAAAAATGTATCTGTCATTGTTTTCTTACAGTTGACAACTTTGTATGATGTGCTAATAGTGTTGTGCGTAAGTTAGTATCTGTAGTAGAACCCAAACAACTGAACTAAGTAAccatataaattattttgtaagcTCTCTGTGCTGTACTGAGGATCAGAAACAGAACTATGTTGAAATCATTCTTTTAATTACCATACCAGTATTACTGACACTCTATGGCTGCATATTAACAGCTAGcacctgttaacataaccaAGCACAGCCCAGGAAATTACTAAGTAttatgcaacaacaacaacattgatGTGACCACACTAGCAAAGTCAATGAGAAAATTTGCTGCATTACAATATAGGTTTTATACCTCTACTCTTGCCAGTAGTACCGAAAAGCACACTTGGGTGGTTGCAAAGGTATGCTAGGATGGTCGCAAAGGCACACTCTAGAGTCCAGGGACAGGACCTAGATGGTCCCAGCACAGATAACCGCTGCAGCGGATCTTCATTTGTCTTCCCAAAAGTAAGAATGCATCCCACACATATTGATAGTCTTCATCAGGCTTTGAATTATTGCCCACTCCATTGCTTTCATACCATGAAGCCCAAGTCTAAGTGCTTCATTGGTACCATGAACTTTTGCAGTGTTTGTTAAAGCTTCATGTCCATCACCATCAGCAACAGGTGAAGCTTATTACATAATATTTGTAATACTTTCTTGGATATAAGGCAAGGATATCTAAGGAAACTGCCCCCAACATACCACTAATATGTTCTTTGTGAGGGTAATATAAGTACATCAAACAGTAATAGCATGAATTGGTACATTTGTATCTGATTTCACACTGGACTATCTGATAATCAATGCACTTCACAAAATGCTGAAGGAACAGTTCCAGGAATAGCAGTCAACACAACAATTAAAAAGATACAGCAACCTACATGTGACAAGCTTTTACATCACAACAGCAAGGGAAACCATATATACACAAGTAGTGTGAGGTTTTGACATAGTTTTTTATCATCATCGATAAAGAAACAAAAGCAGTTATTTCCAGACTTGCAGTCTCACTGCATTTAGCCACTATCAGAAATACAGAGGAGCAAGGTAGACTGTGAATTGTGTACTGTAGCCATCACCACAAACTTAGCACTACAAGGCTTGATCCTGTTGAgtcacagcaaaaaaaaaactctCATTCAATTTCTAAATATGCACATATATTACAATCAGTATACAAAGTGCAGAAGGCAAGAAACATATTGTACATCATCCATGTCTCACAAATCAATGCTCCAAGCTCACTGGCTACACATCTAAGCCCCTGGCACACTTTTTCTTCACCCGGTACCCATAAGTTTATGTCACTGATTTTATTAACACTAAGACACAACATTGACGATAACACCTTTATTGTTTTGGTACAACATCTGCAATGAACATAGATGAAGTCCAACAAGATTCTGTTGCTTTGCAAAATTGGTTTCTATTTTCTAACTTGC contains:
- the LOC136263668 gene encoding uncharacterized protein, whose translation is MCAILNKVEEVDKAELEKVFAEGDNHGVGTQIREVWTIDKRQQLAQFKVDQDRNVTGKQSNQWSMITIRIALAIFTRSPAAYEALKSFKILQLPSRSTLQSYTGTFLHEPGVSNQCIADQVARYVMFKAECEKQGKRKPQSDGVMIFDEVKVACQLIWNSRSHKLSGLAMTNKDMSSLNDIYRVLKEPDSPGQTSYILQFLWRDLTSSYDIVGPYFTSKESVDAQFILSCVLETVHLFQTCGLRTSLIVCDGSPANLTTIKLSHGHSGAYSVISDTASNDVYEVKPWMVNPFNPPWLIYWMICPTHQLKNMINVLFSSKSGGTKLFKRGQHHGVFGWNSIIAMYQREVSRAKQNLTRMVPRLKEVHVVRDSWTKLNVSPAKIMQQEQVLGELFWYTNQDPLPADSDTTNETWEYLQACHKLFESGFLSHDKVDNMDSPVLQNIDDGYKYFTSWLSTLLEEDSDYPHVSSNQKSFLSWQTWDLLCIDVYSFRAFCKDFFAKHPGYFVSPLRISGSAVESLFSQFKRNAGGKLDSCNYVTARCAHLVQQCASGHHSGVGYRDETLTYMELPLHKKSYGNS